A part of Deltaproteobacteria bacterium genomic DNA contains:
- the tuf gene encoding elongation factor Tu (EF-Tu; promotes GTP-dependent binding of aminoacyl-tRNA to the A-site of ribosomes during protein biosynthesis; when the tRNA anticodon matches the mRNA codon, GTP hydrolysis results; the inactive EF-Tu-GDP leaves the ribosome and release of GDP is promoted by elongation factor Ts; many prokaryotes have two copies of the gene encoding EF-Tu): MSKAKFERGKAHLNVGTIGHVDHGKTSLTAAITKVLSSKGYAE; this comes from the coding sequence ATGAGCAAGGCTAAATTCGAGAGAGGCAAGGCGCACCTTAACGTAGGCACGATAGGCCACGTTGACCACGGGAAGACCTCGCTTACCGCGGCGATAACCAAGGTCCTTAGCTCGAAGGGGTACGCGGAGTT
- a CDS encoding HDIG domain-containing protein has protein sequence MQSRQEPVSSKKNPRQFGDAAKVIGLMLVLSLLATVLFFPNLTFRGYEYAAGEVARTDIKSPVEAQADGLVVRKGETVVREGQVLTEDDLIKLLIIEKSVRKERSGLPAIGFFVLTAVLFGVSYYFSKRNIRKFSSSAKDILLQATVLSGVLVIINLSDTAALVMTDLLPGSASAYRYVVPVAIGPMLVRLLLNSETAYVFAAVSSIIVGFFMGGVEMAAFAFAGGVAGAAGVRHCTHRSIVIKAGFVLGIVNAAVLLCISALKGGAFGGPVQLIFTGLLNGLLASVLAIGIAPLLEAVFQYTTNIRLLELSRMEHPLLKELAMKAPGTYHHSLMIGTLAEAAAESINANPLLARVAAYYHDIGKLRMPQYFIENTSGESRHDKLSPSMSALILSSHVKEGADLAGKYRLGAEITDIISQHHGSAVITYFYQKAKSMEGDSEVKEGDFRYPGPKPQTKEAGIIMLADAIEAASKTLPDPSPDRIQWLTQKIVNRIFSDGQLDECELTLKDLNAITKSFNRVFAGMYHQRIEYPEPVDILKEKGIEGPGSGKKGADDGKKDGRDRLRRLGV, from the coding sequence ATGCAGTCCAGGCAGGAACCGGTCTCTTCGAAAAAGAACCCACGCCAGTTTGGAGACGCGGCCAAGGTAATAGGGCTTATGCTGGTCCTGAGCCTCCTGGCTACGGTGCTCTTTTTCCCGAACCTCACCTTCAGGGGCTATGAATATGCCGCTGGCGAAGTCGCCCGTACGGATATTAAATCGCCGGTCGAGGCTCAAGCCGATGGATTGGTGGTGAGGAAAGGAGAGACGGTCGTCCGGGAAGGGCAGGTCCTGACCGAAGACGATCTCATTAAGCTCCTCATTATCGAGAAATCCGTTCGGAAGGAAAGGTCCGGGCTTCCGGCCATCGGGTTTTTCGTATTGACGGCGGTCCTATTCGGCGTAAGCTACTACTTCTCAAAGAGGAACATAAGGAAGTTCTCCTCCTCGGCGAAAGACATCCTCCTCCAGGCGACGGTCCTTTCCGGCGTTCTCGTTATCATAAACCTCTCCGATACCGCCGCCCTGGTCATGACCGACCTCCTCCCCGGTTCAGCTTCGGCCTACAGGTACGTGGTCCCGGTCGCAATAGGCCCGATGCTCGTGAGGCTTCTCCTCAATTCTGAGACCGCCTACGTCTTCGCTGCCGTAAGCTCGATAATCGTCGGGTTCTTTATGGGAGGGGTTGAAATGGCAGCCTTCGCCTTTGCAGGCGGAGTGGCCGGGGCCGCTGGCGTAAGGCACTGCACGCACAGGTCTATAGTCATTAAGGCCGGTTTCGTGCTGGGCATAGTGAATGCCGCCGTCCTCCTCTGCATCTCGGCCTTGAAGGGCGGAGCGTTCGGCGGGCCGGTGCAGCTCATATTCACCGGGCTCCTTAACGGCCTCCTGGCCTCTGTTCTGGCCATCGGCATTGCACCGCTCCTTGAAGCGGTCTTCCAGTACACGACGAACATAAGGCTCCTTGAGCTCTCCAGGATGGAGCACCCGCTCCTTAAGGAACTCGCCATGAAGGCCCCTGGCACGTATCACCACTCACTTATGATCGGCACCCTGGCCGAGGCCGCCGCAGAATCCATAAACGCCAACCCGCTCCTTGCCCGCGTCGCCGCCTATTACCACGATATCGGGAAGCTCAGGATGCCGCAGTACTTTATAGAGAACACCTCGGGCGAGAGCAGGCACGACAAGCTCAGCCCCTCCATGAGCGCCCTTATACTTTCAAGCCATGTGAAGGAAGGGGCGGACCTTGCCGGTAAATACAGGCTCGGCGCCGAGATAACCGACATCATAAGCCAGCACCACGGTAGCGCCGTGATAACGTATTTCTACCAGAAGGCAAAGTCCATGGAAGGGGACTCGGAGGTCAAGGAGGGCGACTTCCGCTATCCGGGGCCCAAGCCGCAGACCAAGGAGGCGGGCATCATAATGCTGGCCGACGCTATAGAGGCTGCGAGCAAGACCCTGCCCGACCCGAGCCCGGACAGGATACAGTGGCTTACCCAGAAGATCGTCAACAGGATATTCTCCGACGGGCAGCTTGATGAATGCGAGCTCACGCTCAAGGACCTGAACGCCATAACGAAGAGCTTCAACAGGGTCTTTGCCGGGATGTACCACCAGAGGATCGAGTACCCGGAGCCGGTTGACATACTTAAGGAGAAAGGGATTGAAGGTCCTGGTTCAGGGAAAAAAGGGGCGGACGACGGCAAAAAAGATGGCAGAGACCGCCTTAGAAGGCTTGGGGTATAA
- a CDS encoding PhoH family protein: MEKNGTVKKQFAFEDNSLAVRLFGEGGESLRRFEKKLGVEINSRGSLVTISGTPEKAELAERLLKELYDLLAKGYPLYQHDLDYALRMVLGDRDVKLADVFMDTVYVSYRKKSIAPKSVAQKRYIDAIRENDIVFGIGPAGTGKTYLAMAMAVAALTSKEVDRIILTRPAVEAGEKLGFLPGDLAAKVDPYLRPLYDALHDMMDYERAQKLLERGTIEVAPLAFMRGRTLNDSFIILDEAQNTTIEQMKMFLTRLGFGSKAVITGDITQIDLPLAKPSGLVEVQKILEGVERIEFITFSETDVVRHPIVQKIVKAFERMEQKRKAAAAEGA, from the coding sequence TTGGAAAAGAACGGCACCGTAAAAAAACAGTTCGCATTTGAGGATAATAGCCTTGCCGTGCGTCTTTTCGGCGAGGGTGGGGAGAGCCTCAGGCGATTCGAGAAGAAGCTAGGGGTCGAGATCAACAGCAGGGGCTCGCTCGTCACCATAAGCGGGACCCCCGAGAAGGCGGAGCTCGCGGAAAGGCTCCTTAAAGAGCTCTATGACCTTCTGGCAAAGGGCTATCCGCTTTACCAGCACGACCTGGACTACGCCTTGAGGATGGTCCTTGGCGACAGGGACGTGAAGCTGGCCGACGTCTTCATGGATACCGTCTACGTCTCGTACCGGAAGAAGTCGATAGCTCCCAAAAGCGTTGCCCAGAAAAGGTACATAGACGCGATCAGGGAGAACGACATCGTATTCGGCATAGGGCCTGCCGGCACAGGTAAGACCTATCTCGCGATGGCCATGGCTGTCGCGGCCCTTACGAGCAAGGAAGTGGACAGGATAATACTTACGAGGCCGGCAGTGGAAGCGGGCGAGAAGCTCGGGTTCCTGCCCGGCGACCTCGCGGCCAAGGTCGACCCGTACCTAAGGCCGCTCTATGACGCGCTCCATGACATGATGGATTACGAGAGGGCGCAGAAGCTCCTTGAAAGGGGCACGATAGAGGTCGCGCCGCTCGCCTTCATGAGGGGCAGGACTCTGAACGACTCCTTCATAATACTCGACGAGGCCCAGAATACCACCATTGAGCAGATGAAGATGTTCCTTACGAGGCTTGGCTTCGGCTCCAAGGCCGTGATAACCGGCGACATCACCCAGATAGACCTGCCCCTTGCAAAGCCCTCGGGGCTCGTGGAGGTGCAGAAGATACTCGAGGGCGTGGAGAGGATAGAGTTCATAACCTTCTCAGAGACCGACGTTGTAAGGCACCCCATTGTGCAGAAGATCGTAAAGGCGTTCGAGAGGATGGAGCAGAAGAGAAAAGCAGCGGCAGCGGAGGGCGCCTGA
- a CDS encoding M15 family metallopeptidase gives MELSEKQRRFTASVAELIRSAYSNGFELTFGEAYRTEEQQKLYLKSGKSRTMASPHRERLAVDLNLFIGGKYVADGEAYRPLGEKWESLGGRWGGRFGVRPEDYGTKVGWDANHFEY, from the coding sequence ATGGAGCTTTCAGAGAAGCAGAGGCGGTTTACGGCCAGTGTGGCAGAGCTTATAAGGTCCGCTTACTCGAACGGGTTTGAGCTCACCTTTGGAGAGGCATACAGGACAGAAGAGCAGCAGAAGCTCTATCTTAAGTCCGGAAAGAGCAGGACCATGGCTTCGCCCCACAGGGAAAGGCTCGCGGTGGACCTTAACCTATTTATCGGGGGCAAATACGTCGCGGACGGGGAGGCCTACAGGCCGCTCGGCGAAAAATGGGAGTCGCTCGGGGGGAGATGGGGCGGCAGGTTCGGTGTGAGGCCAGAGGATTACGGGACAAAGGTCGGCTGGGATGCAAACCATTTCGAGTATTAA
- the prfB gene encoding peptide chain release factor 2 (programmed frameshift), whose translation MFEELKEDLHGVRERYNELRSYLDQASRADELKELEARLSDPAVWADPEEAQKLTKRKAQLTSGLDAIGKIGTLVEEAEVLLELADEAHDESVARESGEKLKEASEAIRKAEVRRMLAGEHDRSNAIISIHPGAGGTEAQDWAAILFRMYLRWAEFRGYATEVLDYQPGDEAGIKSVTFTVSGEYAYGYAKAEGGVHRLVRISPFDANKRRHTSFASVFVYPEIEEDVEVEVNEADLKVDTFRASGAGGQHVNKTDSAVRITHIPTGIVVQCQNERSQHKNRAVAMKLLRSRLYELKQKEQEEKMQEFTKEKREIAWGSQIRSYVMQPYRLIKDHRTGFETGNIDPVIDGALDPFIEAYLQAFAGKGLKK comes from the exons ATGTTCGAAGAGCTTAAGGAAGACCTGCATGGAGTGCGGGAGAGGTATAACGAGCTAAGGAGTTATCTT GACCAGGCTTCCAGGGCTGATGAACTGAAGGAACTTGAGGCCAGGCTTTCGGACCCTGCCGTGTGGGCCGACCCCGAAGAGGCGCAGAAGCTCACAAAGAGAAAGGCCCAGCTCACCTCAGGGCTTGACGCCATAGGGAAGATAGGCACTTTGGTGGAAGAGGCCGAGGTCCTTCTCGAGCTTGCGGACGAGGCGCATGATGAGTCCGTGGCCAGGGAATCCGGGGAGAAGCTGAAGGAAGCGAGCGAGGCCATAAGGAAGGCCGAGGTCCGGAGGATGCTCGCCGGCGAGCACGACCGCTCGAATGCCATCATCTCCATACATCCCGGCGCGGGTGGCACAGAGGCGCAGGATTGGGCGGCCATCCTCTTCCGTATGTACCTCCGGTGGGCCGAGTTCAGGGGCTACGCTACCGAGGTGCTCGATTACCAGCCCGGCGATGAGGCAGGGATAAAGAGCGTCACATTCACCGTCTCCGGCGAGTACGCTTACGGGTACGCGAAGGCAGAGGGCGGCGTGCACAGGCTCGTGAGGATATCCCCGTTCGACGCAAACAAGAGGAGGCACACGTCTTTCGCCTCGGTTTTCGTGTACCCGGAGATCGAGGAGGACGTCGAGGTCGAGGTGAACGAGGCGGACTTGAAGGTCGACACCTTCCGCGCAAGCGGCGCGGGCGGACAGCACGTGAATAAGACCGACTCCGCCGTGAGGATAACCCACATCCCGACCGGGATAGTCGTCCAGTGCCAGAACGAGAGGAGCCAGCATAAGAACAGGGCCGTCGCCATGAAGCTACTCCGCTCCAGGCTCTATGAGCTTAAGCAGAAGGAGCAGGAGGAGAAGATGCAGGAATTTACGAAGGAAAAGCGCGAGATCGCCTGGGGAAGCCAGATAAGGTCGTATGTAATGCAGCCTTACAGGCTCATAAAGGACCACAGGACCGGCTTTGAGACAGGGAACATAGACCCGGTAATAGACGGCGCGCTTGACCCGTTCATAGAGGCGTACCTTCAGGCCTTTGCCGGCAAGGGTTTAAAAAAGTAG
- the lpxC gene encoding UDP-3-O-acyl-N-acetylglucosamine deacetylase, which yields MAYLLLHTAIMMMQQTLKNIIEFRGVGLHTGWEVNARIIPSCGDSGITFFRRDLPGAPAIRAVSSNVISTSYATTLGSRGATVSTIEHLMAAFYGMGVDNAIVELDGPEVPILDGSATGFVGMIESAGLVTLSSPRRYMVVKKPIKVVEDDKYIFLLPSDGSGLSINYSIDFAHPFLAKQSFSRPFSKDVFRKELGSARTFGFLKDVETMRANGLAKGGSLDNAIVISDTEILNEGGLRYPDEFVRHKVLDLMGDIALVGAPLIGNIVAYRSGHALNHKLAQEIWRKPGKWEFMDSHSWDDGIHAPAPVLMEKMASV from the coding sequence ATGGCATACTTATTGCTACATACAGCGATAATGATGATGCAGCAGACTTTGAAAAACATAATAGAGTTCAGGGGAGTCGGGCTCCATACAGGCTGGGAAGTGAATGCCAGGATCATCCCTTCCTGCGGAGATTCCGGCATAACCTTTTTCAGGCGCGACCTACCTGGCGCACCTGCCATAAGGGCAGTCTCCTCAAACGTAATCTCCACGTCATACGCGACCACGCTAGGGTCGCGGGGCGCGACCGTCTCCACCATAGAGCACCTTATGGCGGCTTTTTATGGCATGGGCGTTGATAACGCGATAGTCGAGCTCGACGGTCCGGAGGTGCCTATTCTCGACGGAAGCGCTACCGGTTTCGTTGGAATGATAGAGTCCGCCGGGCTTGTCACGCTTTCGTCCCCGAGGCGGTACATGGTCGTCAAGAAGCCAATAAAAGTGGTAGAGGACGATAAATATATCTTCCTCCTCCCTTCCGACGGGTCCGGGCTCTCGATAAATTACTCGATAGATTTCGCGCACCCGTTCCTTGCAAAGCAGTCGTTTTCAAGGCCTTTCTCTAAGGACGTCTTCAGGAAAGAGCTCGGAAGCGCGCGCACCTTCGGCTTCCTCAAGGATGTGGAGACGATGAGGGCCAACGGCCTTGCAAAGGGCGGCTCGCTGGACAACGCCATAGTCATAAGCGATACCGAGATACTGAACGAAGGCGGCCTAAGGTACCCCGACGAGTTCGTAAGGCACAAGGTCCTCGACCTCATGGGCGATATAGCACTTGTTGGAGCTCCCCTCATAGGCAACATAGTAGCCTACAGGTCGGGCCACGCGCTGAACCATAAGCTCGCCCAGGAGATATGGAGGAAGCCCGGGAAATGGGAGTTCATGGACTCTCATTCATGGGACGACGGCATACACGCCCCTGCTCCCGTGCTCATGGAGAAGATGGCGAGCGTTTAG
- the ybeY gene encoding rRNA maturation RNase YbeY: MAETALEGLGYKDRELSVLLTDDAGIRELNLRFRGKDKPTDVLSFPMEDPSLLGDIAISMERAWAQAAEFGVSEDEELARLLVHGILHLAGHDHVKGGRQARKMKENEEMLMRLLREKGLY; encoded by the coding sequence ATGGCAGAGACCGCCTTAGAAGGCTTGGGGTATAAGGACCGAGAGCTTTCGGTCCTTTTGACGGATGACGCAGGGATACGGGAGCTTAACCTGAGGTTCAGAGGGAAGGACAAGCCCACCGACGTCCTGAGCTTCCCGATGGAAGACCCCTCGCTTCTTGGCGATATCGCGATATCAATGGAGCGGGCCTGGGCGCAGGCCGCCGAATTCGGGGTAAGCGAGGACGAGGAGCTTGCAAGGCTCCTTGTCCATGGTATATTGCACCTTGCAGGCCACGACCATGTAAAAGGCGGCAGGCAGGCGAGAAAGATGAAGGAGAACGAGGAGATGCTCATGCGGCTCCTCAGGGAAAAGGGGCTTTATTGA
- a CDS encoding YIP1 family protein: MKVWGDFRKYLPKAIDIVKLRKEAAREAGSDEAALIPGIMVLAIGGLAVAIGALAQGGASSLVEGVFFLILAPVLNVLVFSLFISVFHAIARLFGGKANFQSYYRAAALASIVSWSQAIPVVGSFIGIWGIPVNVIVLEGVHGLRRLEAAAVVSLMMAAAMGLLYFAGLLG, translated from the coding sequence ATGAAAGTCTGGGGGGATTTCAGGAAGTACCTGCCAAAAGCTATAGATATAGTAAAGCTGAGGAAGGAAGCGGCCAGGGAGGCCGGTTCGGACGAGGCGGCTCTAATCCCAGGGATAATGGTCCTGGCCATAGGGGGCCTGGCGGTCGCTATAGGGGCTCTAGCGCAGGGGGGCGCAAGCTCGCTGGTCGAGGGGGTGTTTTTCCTCATCCTAGCGCCGGTGCTCAATGTACTCGTATTCTCGCTCTTCATCTCCGTCTTCCACGCCATTGCGAGGCTTTTCGGAGGCAAAGCAAATTTCCAGTCCTACTACAGGGCCGCCGCCCTGGCTTCGATCGTAAGCTGGTCTCAGGCCATACCGGTCGTCGGCTCCTTCATCGGCATATGGGGCATACCTGTGAACGTAATCGTGCTGGAGGGCGTGCACGGTCTGAGGCGCCTCGAGGCCGCCGCGGTCGTCTCCCTCATGATGGCGGCCGCCATGGGACTCCTTTATTTTGCCGGCCTCTTGGGCTAA
- a CDS encoding DUF2905 domain-containing protein, translating into MPGVGKTLIIIGIIIVVIGLFVSLGPRIPYLGKLPGDIYVKRDNFVFYFPLATSIIVSIVLTLLLYLFFRR; encoded by the coding sequence ATGCCAGGAGTCGGTAAGACCTTAATCATAATAGGTATAATTATAGTGGTCATCGGGCTTTTCGTTTCTCTGGGCCCGAGGATACCGTATCTTGGGAAGCTGCCTGGAGACATCTATGTAAAAAGGGATAATTTTGTCTTTTACTTTCCGCTTGCCACGTCCATTATAGTGAGCATTGTCCTGACCCTCTTGCTCTATCTCTTCTTCAGGCGATAG
- the lnt gene encoding apolipoprotein N-acyltransferase, giving the protein MKKLILAAVSGITLVLAFPPFGLWGLAWFALIPLLLALEGEGRLRGFSLGFASGFVFHLGSVYWVVHSMNNFGGVPISASIGVMLLLVIYLSLFWGAFGWVFSLASRLDNIAKLLILPSAWVALEFLRGHLFTGFPWVLVGYTQAGYLPFIQVADTTGVWGVSFAVVAVNAALASVAGHLLRKEEGMPPMLPAAIAAALVLSIASYGFIRMKAVDEEVRRWSGIKVGIAQGAIDQSVKWDGRYQESTIDIYRGLTSLASDQLARLVIWPETAIPFYYEPDQIRSGPVGELARNTGSYILTGSPSYTYNPVSNSVRYFNSAFLLNSTGETVGRYDKSHLVPFGEYVPLRGILPLKKLTAGVGDFTEGPGPVPIPFEGGGIGVLVCFESIFPEIARGQVKAGATVLANLTNDAWFGHTSAPYQHFQMSVLRAVENRSFLVRSANTGISGFIDPNGRVREATGLFERTVLVDEVRMRSGEPTFYTAYGDLFAWGCTIIAGVFTGTRIRRRK; this is encoded by the coding sequence ATGAAAAAGCTAATCCTTGCAGCGGTTTCGGGCATAACACTTGTGCTCGCGTTTCCGCCCTTCGGGCTGTGGGGCCTTGCGTGGTTCGCGCTCATCCCGCTCTTGTTAGCGCTCGAAGGAGAGGGGCGGCTAAGGGGCTTTTCGCTCGGGTTCGCATCCGGTTTCGTATTCCACCTCGGCTCCGTGTACTGGGTCGTCCACTCGATGAACAACTTCGGAGGCGTGCCGATATCGGCAAGCATCGGGGTCATGCTCCTTTTAGTAATATACCTGAGCCTTTTCTGGGGCGCCTTCGGCTGGGTCTTCTCGCTCGCGTCCAGGCTCGATAATATCGCAAAGCTCCTCATCCTCCCTTCCGCCTGGGTAGCGCTCGAATTCCTGAGGGGGCACCTCTTTACCGGTTTCCCCTGGGTGCTTGTGGGATATACGCAGGCCGGGTATCTGCCATTCATACAGGTGGCTGATACTACCGGGGTCTGGGGGGTCTCGTTCGCGGTGGTCGCGGTGAACGCGGCCCTGGCTTCCGTTGCCGGGCATCTCCTCCGTAAAGAGGAGGGTATGCCGCCTATGCTTCCGGCTGCCATTGCGGCAGCGCTCGTCCTTTCTATTGCCTCTTATGGCTTTATCCGCATGAAGGCGGTCGACGAGGAAGTGCGTAGGTGGAGCGGCATCAAGGTCGGGATTGCGCAGGGCGCTATAGACCAGTCAGTCAAATGGGACGGCAGGTACCAGGAGAGCACGATAGACATTTACAGGGGACTTACCTCGCTCGCCTCGGACCAATTGGCGCGCCTTGTGATATGGCCGGAGACCGCCATCCCCTTTTACTATGAGCCGGACCAGATAAGGAGCGGGCCCGTTGGGGAGCTTGCGAGGAATACAGGGTCGTACATATTGACCGGAAGCCCCTCTTACACTTATAATCCGGTCTCGAATTCGGTAAGGTACTTTAACAGCGCCTTTCTGCTTAACTCAACGGGCGAAACCGTCGGGAGATACGACAAGTCGCATCTGGTGCCATTCGGCGAATATGTTCCGCTCAGGGGCATACTCCCGCTAAAAAAACTCACGGCAGGAGTCGGTGATTTTACCGAGGGGCCGGGCCCTGTTCCGATACCCTTCGAGGGGGGCGGCATAGGCGTGCTCGTCTGCTTCGAGTCCATATTCCCCGAAATAGCCAGGGGACAGGTAAAGGCCGGGGCGACCGTGCTGGCCAACCTGACCAATGACGCGTGGTTCGGGCATACGTCGGCCCCGTACCAACACTTCCAGATGTCGGTCTTGAGGGCCGTGGAGAACAGGTCGTTCCTCGTCCGCTCGGCCAACACCGGAATAAGCGGGTTTATAGACCCTAACGGCAGGGTGAGGGAGGCAACGGGCCTTTTCGAGAGGACCGTCCTTGTTGACGAAGTGCGGATGCGCTCGGGTGAACCGACCTTCTATACCGCTTATGGCGACCTTTTCGCGTGGGGCTGCACGATAATTGCCGGTGTCTTTACCGGGACAAGAATAAGAAGGAGGAAGTGA
- a CDS encoding diacylglycerol kinase has translation MDKKEVTRPKNWFESLNYAIEGVIYAFKTQRHIRYHYLIAAAALFISLFLELPMTEFVLFTMAVLFLLFAEMVNTALEEIVNLVEEKHHMTAKNAKDVAAGAVLIASVGVAVMVYTIFSKYLHEPIGVAIREARAFSVHIAVISLLLVLISVVCLKALTRRGRPLHGGMPSGHAAVAFSIFTSITVLTLDPTVAILAFALALMVSHSRLLGGIHSKLEIFLGGLLGFGLTLLVFRIFFMTLQ, from the coding sequence ATGGACAAAAAAGAGGTGACAAGGCCGAAGAACTGGTTCGAGAGCCTGAACTACGCCATCGAGGGCGTTATCTACGCCTTCAAGACCCAGAGGCACATAAGGTACCATTACCTCATCGCCGCCGCCGCGCTCTTTATAAGCCTTTTCCTCGAGCTCCCCATGACCGAGTTCGTGCTCTTCACCATGGCGGTCCTCTTCCTCCTTTTCGCGGAGATGGTCAACACCGCCCTGGAGGAGATAGTGAACCTGGTCGAGGAGAAGCACCACATGACGGCCAAGAACGCCAAGGACGTTGCGGCCGGGGCGGTGCTTATAGCCTCGGTCGGGGTAGCGGTCATGGTCTACACTATCTTCTCAAAGTATCTTCACGAGCCAATCGGCGTGGCTATCCGTGAGGCGCGGGCCTTCTCCGTGCACATAGCAGTAATATCGCTCCTCCTTGTCCTCATATCCGTAGTGTGCCTGAAGGCGCTCACGAGGAGGGGGAGGCCGCTCCACGGCGGGATGCCGAGCGGGCACGCGGCGGTCGCGTTCTCTATTTTCACCAGCATAACCGTGCTTACGCTCGACCCTACGGTGGCGATACTAGCCTTTGCGCTCGCCTTGATGGTGAGCCATTCGAGGCTCCTTGGCGGCATACACTCCAAGCTCGAGATATTCCTGGGAGGCCTTCTGGGGTTTGGCCTGACGCTCCTCGTCTTCAGGATATTCTTCATGACGCTCCAATGA